A portion of the Mycobacterium paraseoulense genome contains these proteins:
- a CDS encoding GntR family transcriptional regulator, whose amino-acid sequence MELRDLLKVDVKAGKPLFDQLRTQVIDGVRAGALPPGTRLPTVRDLAGQLGVAANTVARAYRELESAAIVETRGRFGTFISRFDPTDAAMAAAAKEYVEVARALGLTKSDAMRYLTNVPDD is encoded by the coding sequence GTGGAGCTGCGGGATTTGCTGAAGGTCGACGTGAAGGCGGGCAAACCGCTGTTCGACCAGCTCAGGACCCAGGTCATCGACGGCGTTCGCGCCGGCGCGCTGCCGCCCGGGACCCGGCTCCCCACGGTGCGCGACCTGGCCGGCCAGCTGGGCGTCGCGGCGAACACCGTGGCCCGCGCCTATCGGGAACTCGAGTCGGCGGCGATCGTCGAAACCCGTGGGCGCTTCGGCACTTTCATCTCCCGCTTCGACCCGACCGACGCCGCGATGGCGGCCGCCGCCAAGGAGTACGTCGAGGTGGCGCGGGCGCTGGGGCTCACCAAGTCCGACGCGATGCGCTACCTGACCAACGTGCCGGACGACTGA
- a CDS encoding DUF1059 domain-containing protein: MKTHLTCPCGEAIVGKDEDELVELTQAHLASDHPGLEYDRDAILFMAY, from the coding sequence GTGAAGACACACCTGACGTGTCCGTGCGGGGAAGCCATCGTCGGCAAGGATGAGGACGAGCTGGTCGAGCTGACCCAGGCTCATCTCGCCAGCGATCATCCGGGCCTCGAGTACGACCGCGACGCGATCCTGTTCATGGCGTACTAG
- a CDS encoding DUF5302 domain-containing protein — MAEPKSSEAPESDDDTKRKFREALDRKMARSSGTTDHKNGGGKQSRAHGPVENRREFRRKSG; from the coding sequence ATGGCTGAACCCAAGTCTTCCGAGGCGCCGGAATCGGACGACGACACCAAGCGCAAGTTCCGTGAGGCCCTCGACCGCAAGATGGCCAGGTCGTCGGGCACGACCGACCACAAGAACGGTGGCGGCAAGCAGTCACGTGCGCACGGCCCGGTGGAGAACCGCCGCGAATTCCGCCGCAAGAGCGGATAG
- a CDS encoding HhH-GPD-type base excision DNA repair protein, translated as MKLWLAQDPEADALLDEDPLALLIGMVLDQQVPFETAFAGPKKIADRMGRFGAHEIAEYDPDKFAALCSERPAIHRFPGSMAKRIQALAQIIVDRYDGDAAGLWTAGDPDGAELLRRIKGLPGFGEVKAQIFLALLGKQYGVTPKGWRAAAGQFGKDGTHISVADIVDAQSMGKVRSYKKQMKAAAKTAK; from the coding sequence GTGAAACTTTGGCTCGCTCAAGACCCGGAGGCCGACGCGCTGCTGGACGAGGACCCGTTGGCCCTGCTCATCGGGATGGTTCTGGACCAGCAGGTGCCTTTCGAGACGGCCTTCGCCGGACCGAAGAAGATCGCGGACCGGATGGGCCGCTTCGGCGCCCATGAAATCGCCGAGTACGACCCCGACAAGTTCGCCGCGTTGTGCTCGGAAAGGCCTGCGATACATCGCTTTCCGGGATCGATGGCCAAGCGGATCCAGGCTTTGGCGCAGATCATCGTGGACCGCTACGACGGCGACGCCGCCGGCCTGTGGACCGCCGGCGACCCGGATGGCGCCGAGCTGCTGCGGCGCATCAAGGGGTTGCCCGGTTTCGGCGAGGTCAAGGCGCAGATCTTCCTGGCGTTGCTGGGCAAGCAGTACGGCGTCACCCCGAAAGGCTGGCGCGCGGCGGCCGGGCAGTTCGGCAAGGACGGCACGCACATCTCCGTCGCCGACATCGTCGACGCCCAATCGATGGGCAAAGTCCGGTCCTACAAGAAGCAGATGAAGGCAGCAGCCAAGACGGCGAAGTAG
- a CDS encoding NAD-dependent deacylase, with product MRVTVLSGAGISAESGVPTFRDDKNGLWARFDPYELSSTQGWRDNPERVWGWYLWRHYLVADVAPNVGHRAIAAWQDGAEVSVITQNVDDLHERAGSMPVHHLHGSLFEFRCDRCGMPYTGALPEMPEPMLEVEPPVCHCGGLIRPDIVWFGEPLPDEPWQSAVEATEAADVMVVVGTSAIVYPAAGLAELALSRGTAVIEVNPEVTPLSRNATISIRETAGEALPGLLQRLPALLT from the coding sequence ATGCGAGTAACGGTGCTGAGCGGCGCGGGAATCTCCGCGGAGAGCGGGGTGCCGACCTTCCGCGACGACAAGAACGGATTGTGGGCCCGGTTCGACCCCTACGAGCTGTCCAGCACCCAGGGGTGGCGCGACAATCCCGAGCGGGTCTGGGGTTGGTACCTGTGGCGTCACTACCTGGTGGCCGACGTCGCGCCCAACGTCGGGCACCGCGCCATCGCCGCCTGGCAAGACGGCGCCGAAGTCAGCGTCATCACCCAGAACGTCGACGACCTGCACGAGCGCGCCGGGAGCATGCCGGTGCACCACCTGCACGGCAGCCTGTTCGAATTCCGTTGCGACCGTTGCGGTATGCCCTACACCGGCGCGCTGCCCGAGATGCCCGAACCGATGCTCGAGGTCGAGCCGCCGGTCTGTCACTGCGGCGGCCTGATCCGGCCCGACATCGTGTGGTTCGGTGAGCCGTTGCCCGACGAGCCGTGGCAGAGCGCCGTCGAGGCGACCGAGGCCGCCGATGTGATGGTGGTGGTCGGCACCTCGGCGATCGTCTATCCGGCGGCCGGGCTGGCCGAGCTGGCGCTGTCCCGCGGGACCGCCGTCATCGAGGTCAATCCCGAAGTCACCCCACTGTCCAGGAACGCCACGATCAGCATCCGCGAGACCGCCGGCGAGGCGCTGCCCGGGTTGCTGCAGCGGCTGCCCGCCCTGCTGACGTAG
- a CDS encoding PPOX class F420-dependent oxidoreductase yields MGRQVFDDKLLAVISGNSLGVLATIKRDGRPQLSNVSYHFDPRDLAVRVSITEPRAKTRNLRRDPRASILVDADDGWSYAVAEGTAILTPPAAAPGDDTVEALIALYRNIAGEHPDWDEYRQAMVTDRRVLLTLPISHVYGMPPGVR; encoded by the coding sequence ATGGGACGCCAAGTGTTCGACGACAAGCTGCTGGCCGTGATCAGTGGAAACTCACTGGGAGTGCTGGCCACCATCAAACGCGACGGGCGCCCCCAGCTGTCGAACGTGAGCTACCACTTCGACCCGCGGGACCTGGCCGTGCGGGTGTCGATCACCGAGCCCCGGGCCAAGACCCGCAACCTGCGCCGCGATCCCCGGGCGTCCATCCTGGTCGATGCCGACGACGGGTGGTCGTATGCGGTGGCCGAGGGCACCGCGATCCTGACGCCGCCCGCGGCCGCCCCCGGCGACGACACCGTCGAGGCGTTGATTGCCTTGTACCGCAACATCGCCGGCGAACACCCGGATTGGGACGAATACCGCCAGGCGATGGTCACCGATCGGCGGGTGTTGCTGACGTTGCCGATCTCGCATGTCTACGGCATGCCGCCCGGGGTGCGTTAG
- a CDS encoding nuclear transport factor 2 family protein — translation MVVDEARLALMLARDELHALVTAYCRAVDRADYAALRDLYHPEATDSHGSFSSGGVDQFIAQLQAAEPYVRVSQHNITTTNFVVEDDTARGEIYCLVFHTFAGPEHDVDVIIGGRYLDSYARHDGRWKFLRRTIVADWAYQNDPSQVDFGHPSTRGSLRGAPGQADPSISLFTPPQV, via the coding sequence CTGGTGGTGGATGAGGCCCGATTGGCGCTGATGCTGGCCCGCGACGAACTGCATGCCCTCGTCACCGCCTATTGCCGCGCCGTCGACCGCGCCGACTATGCGGCGCTTCGCGACCTGTACCACCCCGAGGCGACCGACTCGCACGGGTCGTTCTCGAGCGGCGGCGTCGATCAGTTCATCGCGCAGCTACAGGCGGCGGAACCGTATGTGCGTGTCTCCCAACACAACATCACCACGACGAACTTCGTGGTCGAGGACGACACCGCCCGCGGTGAGATCTACTGCCTGGTGTTCCACACGTTCGCCGGTCCCGAACACGACGTGGACGTCATCATCGGCGGCCGGTACCTGGACAGCTACGCCAGACACGACGGGCGCTGGAAGTTCCTTCGACGCACCATCGTGGCGGACTGGGCCTACCAGAACGACCCGTCGCAAGTGGACTTCGGACACCCCAGCACCCGGGGAAGCCTGCGCGGCGCACCCGGTCAGGCCGACCCGTCGATAAGCCTGTTCACGCCGCCCCAGGTCTGA
- a CDS encoding class I SAM-dependent methyltransferase: protein MTTAVDNPFFARIWPVVATHETEAIRALRRENLAGLSGRVLEVGAGIGTNFPHYPESVHEVVAMEPEPRLAAQARAAADVVPARVVVTGETAEGFSGGELFDAVVCSLVLCSVRDPDGVLRRLYSLLRPGGELRYLEHVASAGGRGRLQRIADATVWPRLFGNCHTHRDTERAIVEAGFEVDVSRREFTLPAWAPMPVSELLLGRARRP from the coding sequence ATGACAACGGCGGTGGACAACCCGTTCTTCGCGCGCATCTGGCCCGTCGTCGCCACCCACGAAACCGAGGCCATCCGGGCCCTGCGGCGGGAGAATCTTGCCGGGTTGTCCGGGCGGGTGCTCGAAGTCGGCGCGGGCATCGGTACGAACTTTCCCCACTACCCGGAGTCGGTCCACGAGGTGGTGGCGATGGAGCCGGAGCCGCGGCTGGCGGCCCAGGCCCGCGCCGCGGCGGACGTGGTGCCCGCCCGAGTCGTCGTGACCGGCGAGACGGCCGAGGGGTTCAGCGGCGGCGAGCTGTTCGACGCCGTGGTCTGCTCGCTGGTGTTGTGTTCGGTGCGCGACCCCGACGGCGTGCTGCGACGCCTGTATTCGTTGCTGCGCCCGGGCGGGGAGCTGCGCTACCTCGAGCACGTGGCGAGCGCCGGCGGGCGGGGCCGCCTGCAACGGATCGCCGACGCGACGGTGTGGCCCCGATTGTTCGGCAACTGCCACACCCACCGCGACACCGAGCGCGCGATCGTCGAGGCCGGCTTCGAGGTCGACGTCTCCCGGCGCGAGTTCACGCTGCCGGCGTGGGCACCGATGCCGGTCTCGGAACTGCTGCTGGGCCGCGCCCGCAGGCCGTAG
- a CDS encoding Rv1157c family protein — MTGGRTVATSWNLSKGLAAVVTASAAAFGFCPSAAADPAAPQPSSTQELPGLPALSQLSPIIQQAAGNPGQATQLLMAAAQAFSHNQGAPTESRNVAASVNQFLAEPGAALPDGSPVPHVPAAGVEPGAQSHLPTGIDPAHAAGPGPVAAPPASGVEPSAQSHLPAGIDPVHAAGPGPVAAPPASAPAPGTIAPVAAPAPVPPAPAEAAPAATPAPDAAPAPAPAAAPAAAPGFGPDAPPTQDFMYPSIGTNCLADGTTAIATALSVAGPAKIPTPGPGPGQTAYVFTAVGTPGPAEVQKLPLNVTWVNLTTGKSGTVALKPRTDINADGPTTLTAIADTGSGSIMSTIFGQVTTKEKQCQFMPTIGSTVVP; from the coding sequence ATGACCGGAGGACGCACCGTGGCAACCAGTTGGAATCTGTCCAAAGGATTGGCCGCTGTCGTCACGGCATCGGCTGCCGCGTTCGGGTTCTGCCCGAGCGCGGCAGCCGACCCGGCGGCACCGCAACCGAGCTCGACCCAAGAACTCCCGGGCCTGCCGGCGCTATCGCAGCTGAGCCCGATCATTCAGCAAGCGGCCGGCAATCCCGGGCAGGCGACCCAGCTGCTCATGGCCGCAGCGCAAGCTTTCAGTCACAACCAGGGCGCCCCCACCGAGTCCCGGAACGTGGCCGCGTCGGTGAACCAGTTCCTGGCCGAGCCCGGCGCCGCCCTGCCGGACGGCTCGCCCGTGCCGCACGTGCCTGCGGCGGGCGTCGAACCGGGCGCCCAGTCGCACCTGCCGACCGGCATCGACCCCGCACACGCGGCCGGTCCGGGACCGGTCGCGGCCCCGCCGGCCTCGGGCGTCGAACCGAGCGCCCAGTCGCACCTGCCGGCCGGCATCGACCCCGTACACGCCGCCGGTCCGGGACCGGTCGCGGCCCCACCCGCGTCCGCGCCTGCGCCCGGCACCATCGCTCCCGTCGCGGCGCCCGCACCGGTACCCCCGGCGCCCGCCGAGGCGGCACCGGCCGCCACCCCGGCGCCCGACGCCGCGCCGGCTCCCGCGCCCGCCGCCGCACCGGCGGCGGCTCCGGGATTCGGCCCCGATGCTCCGCCCACCCAGGACTTCATGTATCCCTCGATCGGCACCAATTGCCTGGCGGACGGCACCACCGCGATCGCCACCGCGCTGTCGGTGGCGGGTCCGGCGAAGATCCCGACGCCCGGCCCGGGTCCCGGGCAGACCGCCTACGTGTTCACCGCCGTCGGCACCCCCGGACCCGCCGAGGTGCAGAAGCTGCCGTTGAACGTCACGTGGGTGAACCTGACGACGGGCAAGTCGGGGACGGTCGCGCTCAAGCCGCGCACCGACATCAACGCCGACGGGCCGACGACGCTGACCGCGATCGCCGACACCGGGTCCGGCAGCATCATGTCGACCATTTTCGGGCAGGTCACCACCAAGGAAAAGCAGTGCCAGTTCATGCCCACCATCGGCTCCACGGTGGTGCCGTAG
- a CDS encoding DUF1697 domain-containing protein yields MTEYAAFLRGVNVGGVNLKMAEVARALTGAGFTHVRTILASGNVVLESSGGAAAVRKKAEATLRERFGYDAWVLVYDLATVRAVVDAYPFEPEVDGYQSYVTFVADKAVLDELATLGEGAGPHERIGVGAGVIYWQVPKGGTLDSTIGKTMGKPRYKSSTTTRNLRTLAKVLR; encoded by the coding sequence ATGACCGAATACGCGGCGTTCCTGCGCGGCGTCAACGTCGGCGGCGTCAACCTCAAGATGGCCGAGGTGGCGCGCGCGTTGACCGGCGCGGGATTCACCCACGTGCGCACCATCCTGGCCAGCGGCAACGTCGTGCTGGAGTCATCCGGCGGCGCGGCGGCGGTGCGCAAGAAAGCGGAAGCCACCCTGCGGGAGAGGTTCGGCTACGACGCGTGGGTGCTGGTGTACGACCTCGCAACGGTGCGCGCCGTCGTCGACGCCTACCCGTTCGAGCCCGAGGTCGACGGCTACCAGTCCTACGTCACGTTCGTCGCCGACAAAGCGGTGCTCGACGAACTCGCCACGCTGGGCGAGGGCGCGGGCCCGCACGAGAGGATCGGCGTCGGCGCGGGCGTCATCTATTGGCAGGTACCCAAGGGCGGCACCCTGGACAGCACGATCGGCAAGACGATGGGCAAGCCGCGCTACAAGTCGTCGACCACGACACGCAACCTGCGCACGCTGGCCAAGGTGTTGCGGTAA
- a CDS encoding MMPL family transporter: MLQGIARLAIAAPRRIIAIGVLVFAAAAIFGVPVAKSLSPGGFQDPHSESAHAIQVLSDKFGQSGQQMLIVVTAPGGNDSARARAVGTDLVNRLKKSPLVYNVSSPWTVPPQAAADLVSRDGKSGLVVVNLKGGENYAQSNAQTVADQFIHDRGGVTVRAGGAAMQYAQINTQNQADLLLMEMIALPLSFLVLIWVFGGLLAAALPMALGALAVVGSMTVLRLITFTTEVSIFALNLSTALGLALAIDYTLLIVSRYRDELAECSDRDEALVRTMATSGRTVLFSAVTVALSMSATVAFPMYFLKSFAYAGVATVAFVATASIVITPAAIVLLGPRLDALDVRRLMRRVFRRPEPARRPVEQLFWYRSSKLVMRRWAPIGLTVVALLLLLGLPFMGVKWGFPDDRVLPRSASSHQVGDQLRTEFAHDPATSVPVVVPDARGLSPADLARYAADLSRVPEVAAVAAPGGTFVGGNRTGPPAGPTGLADGSAFLTVSSTAPLFSGANDAQLKRLHEVPGPAGRAVVMGGVAQVNRDSVDAVTDRLPLVLGLMAAITFALLFLLTGSVLLPAKALACNILSLTAAFGALVWIFQDGHLGALGTTPSGTLVANMPVLLFCIAFGLSMDYEVFLLSRIREYWLASGAARPAKPGATEADAANDESVALGVARTGRVITAAALVMSMSFAALIAAHVSFMRMFGLGLTLAVLADATLVRMVVVPAFMHVMGRWNWWAPKPMAWLHDRFGVSEGGTHGYAEPIPLDGGRLGEPVPNIG; encoded by the coding sequence ATGCTGCAGGGGATCGCCCGCCTGGCCATCGCGGCGCCCCGCCGCATCATCGCCATCGGCGTCCTGGTTTTCGCCGCCGCCGCGATCTTCGGTGTCCCGGTCGCCAAGAGCCTGTCTCCCGGCGGTTTCCAGGATCCCCACTCGGAGTCCGCCCACGCGATCCAGGTGCTGTCCGACAAGTTCGGCCAGAGCGGTCAGCAGATGCTGATCGTCGTGACCGCTCCCGGCGGCAACGACAGCGCACGGGCCCGCGCCGTGGGCACCGACCTGGTCAACCGGCTGAAGAAGTCACCGCTGGTGTACAACGTGTCATCGCCGTGGACGGTCCCCCCGCAAGCGGCCGCCGACTTGGTCAGCCGCGACGGCAAGTCGGGTCTGGTCGTGGTCAACCTCAAGGGCGGCGAGAACTACGCGCAGAGCAACGCCCAAACCGTCGCGGACCAGTTCATCCACGACCGCGGCGGGGTCACGGTTCGCGCCGGCGGCGCTGCCATGCAATACGCCCAGATCAACACCCAGAATCAGGCTGACCTGCTGTTGATGGAGATGATCGCGCTGCCGCTGAGCTTCCTGGTCCTGATCTGGGTGTTCGGCGGTCTGTTGGCGGCGGCGTTGCCGATGGCGCTGGGCGCGCTCGCCGTCGTCGGGTCAATGACCGTGTTGCGGCTGATCACGTTCACCACCGAGGTGTCGATCTTCGCGCTCAACCTGAGCACCGCGCTGGGCCTGGCGCTGGCCATCGACTACACCCTGCTGATCGTCAGCCGGTATCGCGACGAATTGGCTGAGTGCAGCGACCGAGACGAGGCGCTGGTCCGGACCATGGCCACCTCGGGTCGCACGGTGTTGTTCTCCGCGGTCACGGTGGCGTTGTCCATGTCGGCGACCGTGGCGTTTCCGATGTACTTCCTCAAGTCGTTCGCCTACGCCGGCGTGGCCACCGTCGCGTTCGTCGCGACCGCCTCGATCGTGATCACCCCGGCCGCCATCGTGCTGCTGGGCCCCCGACTCGACGCACTGGACGTGCGCCGGCTGATGCGCCGCGTCTTCCGCCGGCCGGAACCGGCGCGCAGGCCCGTCGAGCAGCTGTTCTGGTACCGGTCGAGCAAGCTGGTGATGCGCCGCTGGGCCCCGATCGGGCTGACCGTCGTCGCGCTGCTGCTCCTGCTCGGCCTGCCCTTCATGGGCGTCAAATGGGGTTTCCCGGACGACCGGGTGTTGCCGCGGTCGGCGTCCTCGCACCAGGTCGGTGACCAATTGCGCACCGAGTTCGCGCACGACCCCGCGACGTCCGTGCCGGTGGTCGTCCCCGACGCGCGTGGGTTGAGCCCAGCGGACCTCGCCAGGTACGCCGCCGACTTGTCGCGGGTGCCCGAGGTGGCGGCGGTGGCGGCGCCCGGCGGGACGTTCGTCGGCGGGAACCGGACGGGGCCGCCGGCCGGTCCCACCGGCCTGGCCGACGGCAGCGCCTTCCTGACCGTCAGCAGCACGGCGCCGCTGTTCTCCGGCGCGAACGACGCCCAGCTCAAGCGATTGCATGAGGTGCCAGGGCCGGCCGGTCGGGCCGTCGTGATGGGCGGTGTCGCCCAGGTCAACCGCGACAGCGTCGACGCGGTGACGGACCGCCTTCCGCTGGTGCTCGGGCTGATGGCCGCGATCACCTTTGCGCTGCTGTTCCTGCTCACCGGCAGCGTGCTGCTGCCGGCCAAGGCGCTGGCCTGCAACATCCTGTCGCTCACCGCGGCCTTCGGTGCGCTGGTGTGGATCTTCCAGGACGGGCACCTGGGCGCGCTCGGCACGACGCCGAGCGGGACGCTGGTCGCCAACATGCCCGTGCTGCTGTTCTGCATCGCCTTCGGATTGTCCATGGACTACGAGGTGTTCCTGCTCTCGCGCATCCGCGAGTACTGGCTGGCGTCCGGGGCCGCTCGGCCGGCGAAACCGGGCGCGACGGAGGCCGACGCCGCCAACGACGAGAGCGTGGCGCTCGGTGTGGCCCGCACCGGCCGGGTGATCACGGCGGCCGCGCTGGTGATGTCGATGTCGTTCGCCGCGCTCATCGCCGCCCACGTGTCCTTCATGCGGATGTTCGGCCTCGGCCTGACGCTCGCCGTGCTCGCCGACGCCACCCTGGTGCGGATGGTTGTGGTGCCGGCGTTCATGCATGTGATGGGCCGGTGGAATTGGTGGGCGCCCAAGCCGATGGCGTGGCTGCACGATCGGTTCGGCGTCAGCGAGGGCGGGACCCACGGATACGCTGAGCCGATCCCGCTTGACGGGGGCCGGCTGGGGGAACCCGTACCCAACATCGGCTGA
- a CDS encoding CaiB/BaiF CoA transferase family protein, giving the protein MAGPLKGLRVVELAGIGPGPHAAMILGDLGADVVRIDRPSSGPGGVAKDAMLRNRRVLTVDLKSDEGRSVVLRLVAKADVLIEGFRPGVTERLGLGPEQCAEVNERLIYARMTGWGQAGPRSQQAGHDINYISLNGILHAIGRANERPVPPLNLVGDFGGGSMFLLVGILSALWERQNSGKGQVIDAAMVDGSSVLIQMMWAMRGLGMWSDVRGTNMLDGGAPYYDTYECADGRYVAVGAIEPQFYAAMLAGLGLDAASLPAQNDVSRWPELRGALTAAFAAHDRDHWAKVFADSDACVTPVLAFGEVHTEPHITERNTFYEVDGGLQPLPAPRFSRTTPDVPRPPAAPLADVEAVLTDWV; this is encoded by the coding sequence GTGGCTGGACCGCTGAAGGGACTTCGGGTCGTCGAATTGGCCGGCATCGGGCCGGGTCCGCACGCGGCGATGATCTTGGGGGATCTGGGAGCCGACGTGGTGCGCATCGACCGGCCGTCCAGCGGTCCCGGCGGTGTCGCGAAGGACGCCATGCTGCGCAACCGGCGCGTCCTGACCGTCGACCTCAAGTCCGACGAGGGGCGCTCCGTCGTGCTCCGGCTGGTCGCCAAGGCCGACGTGCTGATCGAGGGATTCCGTCCCGGCGTCACCGAGCGGCTCGGCCTCGGGCCCGAGCAGTGCGCCGAGGTCAACGAGCGGCTGATCTACGCCCGCATGACCGGCTGGGGGCAGGCCGGCCCGCGCAGTCAGCAGGCCGGGCACGACATCAACTACATCTCGCTCAACGGCATCCTGCACGCCATCGGGCGGGCGAACGAGCGGCCGGTGCCGCCGCTGAACCTGGTCGGCGATTTCGGCGGCGGCTCGATGTTCTTACTGGTCGGAATCCTGTCCGCGCTGTGGGAGCGGCAGAACTCCGGCAAGGGGCAGGTGATCGACGCGGCCATGGTCGACGGCTCCAGCGTGCTGATCCAGATGATGTGGGCCATGCGGGGGCTGGGCATGTGGTCGGACGTGCGCGGCACCAACATGCTCGACGGCGGCGCGCCCTATTACGACACCTACGAGTGCGCCGACGGGCGCTATGTCGCCGTCGGCGCGATCGAGCCGCAGTTCTACGCGGCCATGCTCGCCGGGCTGGGTCTGGATGCCGCCAGCTTGCCGGCGCAGAACGACGTCAGCCGCTGGCCCGAGTTGCGCGGGGCGCTGACGGCCGCCTTCGCCGCTCACGACCGCGACCACTGGGCGAAGGTGTTCGCCGACTCCGACGCCTGCGTGACGCCGGTGTTGGCGTTCGGCGAGGTGCACACCGAGCCGCACATCACCGAGCGGAACACCTTCTACGAGGTGGACGGTGGCCTGCAGCCGCTGCCTGCCCCGCGGTTCTCCCGCACCACGCCCGACGTCCCCCGACCGCCGGCCGCGCCGCTGGCCGACGTCGAGGCCGTGCTGACCGACTGGGTATAG
- a CDS encoding enoyl-CoA hydratase, translating to MPQSAIDTLTPVAGLSVTLSDGVLAVTIDRPDSLNSLTVPVITGIADVMERAATDPEVKLVRLGGAGRGFCSGAGISADDVSETGLSPDEIVLEINRLIRAIAAVPHPVVAVVQGPAAGVGVSLALASDIVLASESAFFMLAFTKIGLMPDGGASALIAAAVGRIRAMHMALLPDRLPAAEALSWGLVSAVYPADEFEAEVDKVIARLLAGPVAAFGKTKLAINAATLPQLDPALQREYDGQAVLLRSHDFVEGTKAFQQRRAPEFTDR from the coding sequence ATGCCGCAATCCGCGATCGACACCCTGACCCCCGTCGCAGGCCTTTCCGTCACGCTGTCCGACGGCGTGTTGGCGGTGACCATCGACCGCCCCGACAGCCTCAATTCGCTGACCGTGCCGGTGATTACCGGCATCGCCGACGTGATGGAACGCGCCGCGACCGACCCGGAGGTGAAGCTGGTGCGCCTCGGCGGCGCGGGCCGCGGCTTCTGCTCCGGGGCGGGGATCAGCGCCGACGACGTGTCCGAGACCGGGCTCTCGCCGGACGAGATCGTCCTGGAGATCAACCGGCTGATCCGGGCGATCGCCGCCGTGCCGCACCCGGTCGTCGCCGTGGTACAGGGACCGGCGGCCGGCGTCGGCGTCTCCTTGGCGTTGGCGTCCGACATCGTATTGGCTTCGGAGAGCGCCTTTTTCATGCTCGCCTTCACCAAGATCGGCCTGATGCCCGACGGCGGCGCGTCCGCGCTGATCGCCGCCGCCGTCGGCCGCATCCGGGCGATGCACATGGCGTTGCTGCCCGACCGCCTCCCGGCCGCCGAGGCGCTGTCCTGGGGTCTGGTCAGCGCCGTCTACCCCGCCGACGAATTCGAGGCCGAGGTCGACAAGGTGATCGCCCGGCTCTTGGCGGGCCCCGTCGCCGCGTTCGGCAAGACCAAGCTCGCGATCAACGCGGCCACGCTCCCCCAGCTGGATCCGGCGTTGCAGCGTGAATACGACGGCCAGGCCGTCCTGCTGCGGTCCCACGACTTCGTCGAGGGCACAAAGGCTTTCCAGCAGCGCCGCGCGCCCGAGTTCACCGATCGCTGA
- a CDS encoding 3-hydroxyacyl-CoA dehydrogenase has translation MKIKDAVAVVTGGASGLGLATTKRLLDAGAQVVVIDLRGEEAVQELGERARFVQADVTDEAAVGKALDTAESMGPLRINVNCAGIGNAIKTLSKDGPFPLDAFKKVVGVNLIGTFNVLRLAAERIAKTEAIGPEDKQERGVIINTASVAAFEGQIGQAAYSASKGGVVGMTLPIARDLSRELIRVVTIAPGLFKTPLLGSLPEEAQKSLGKQVPHPARLGDPDEYGALAVHIIENPMLNGEVIRLDGAIRMAPR, from the coding sequence ATGAAGATCAAGGACGCCGTTGCCGTCGTCACCGGGGGCGCCTCGGGCCTGGGCCTGGCGACCACCAAGAGGCTGCTCGACGCCGGCGCGCAGGTGGTGGTGATCGACCTGCGGGGCGAAGAAGCGGTCCAGGAGCTGGGGGAACGCGCCCGTTTCGTGCAGGCCGACGTCACCGACGAGGCCGCGGTCGGCAAGGCGCTGGATACCGCCGAGTCGATGGGCCCGCTGCGCATCAACGTCAACTGCGCGGGCATCGGCAACGCCATCAAGACGCTGTCCAAGGACGGCCCGTTCCCGCTGGACGCGTTCAAGAAGGTCGTCGGGGTCAACCTGATCGGCACGTTCAACGTGTTGCGGCTGGCCGCCGAGCGCATCGCCAAGACGGAGGCCATCGGCCCTGAAGACAAACAAGAGCGCGGCGTCATCATCAACACCGCCTCGGTCGCCGCGTTCGAGGGCCAGATCGGCCAGGCCGCCTACTCGGCGTCCAAGGGCGGTGTGGTCGGCATGACGCTGCCGATCGCGCGCGACCTGTCGCGCGAGCTCATCCGCGTGGTGACGATCGCGCCCGGGTTGTTCAAGACCCCGCTGCTGGGCTCGCTGCCCGAGGAGGCGCAGAAGTCGCTGGGCAAGCAGGTCCCGCACCCGGCCCGGCTCGGTGACCCCGACGAGTACGGCGCGCTCGCGGTCCACATCATCGAGAACCCGATGCTCAACGGCGAGGTCATCCGCCTCGACGGCGCCATCCGCATGGCGCCGCGCTGA